A stretch of the Lolium perenne isolate Kyuss_39 chromosome 3, Kyuss_2.0, whole genome shotgun sequence genome encodes the following:
- the LOC127344391 gene encoding uncharacterized protein: MAGGLAQIWREWEIQILVLLSFTLQVFLLAFARIRRRKGSAVLRILLWLAYLMSDSTAIYTLGHLSLRTRSSGSSEKHYLMAFWAPFLLLHLGGPDTITAYALEDNQLWLRHLLTLAVQVLGAAYVLYQLYVPSTGRSLVMAASVLMFVTGLIKYGERTWALKCANIDSIRKSLDIGVCDPDSDGSRRPYDGRRRGELDAEEVLLGAHYTFNVCKSLFADSLTTSVPEHDAMNRGIELNGGKYMYELIEMQLSLMYDILYTKAAVIHTWYGWCIRVVSPTATLTAFLLFQLDNNDNIDAYRVDAIVTYVLLLGALVVETTSLFRAIGSSWTCASLHVRRWDLLYGALVCIRRRFKAANSRRWLYSIGQYSLLGFCTRDTTEWRSRITKRVGLGDWWNKLHYSSTTEVSQSARDLVLGAIPRRELGDMRNARGRWILQKVGLYDEISWSIDDADFDQSILIWHVVTDVYLCCRETAPPAAAEAGNEQAQDQSADDLLAKTVRELSNYMMFLYVVRPEMLPGPVRGSRYDNNCHGLDTLWQQRSPELQGRDDYGARTPREHLARLLLREYGDDSDDHGSGTSSSSSRHADVSSIQIEDNNPHGLAYIDGAGLAGMLLSDEWGVPDVLQMIAEVWIEMLCYAARHCSEVAHSKQLSNGGELVTAIGLLVEYTARSNFHRDGLAAANGTAPAGTSMVDGDASTRAAEISTTDADADRRAAEISTADGDANDDASTRAADISTADADANTRAPKLSVDPDVC; this comes from the coding sequence ATGGCTGGAGGGCTAGCACAGATTTGGAGAGAGTGGGAGATCCAAATACTGGTGCTCCTCAGCTTCACTCTTCAAGTCTTCCTCCTCGCTTTCGCGAGGATTCGTCGACGCAAAGGCTCGGCTGTGCTGAGGATCCTCCTTTGGTTAGCGTACCTGATGTCCGACTCCACCGCGATATACACGCTTGGTCACCTGTCGCTCCGCACCAGGAGTAGCGGCAGCAGCGAGAAGCACTACCTCATGGCGTTCTGGGCGCCGTTCCTCCTGCTGCACCTGGGTGGCCCGGACACGATCACCGCCTACGCCTTGGAGGACAACCAACTCTGGCTGCGCCACCTGCTGACTCTGGCCGTGCAGGTCCTGGGGGCCGCCTATGTCCTCTACCAGCTGTATGTTCCTAGCACCGGCAGGAGCTTGGTTATGGCCGCCTCCGTTTTGATGTTTGTCACAGGTCTCATCAAGTATGGGGAGAGGACATGGGCGCTCAAGTGTGCCAATATAGACAGCATTAGGAAGTCCCTCGATATAGGCGTCTGCGATCCTGATTCCGATGGCAGTCGCCGACCTTACGATGGACGACGACGAGGGGAACTGGATGCAGAGGAGGTTCTGCTAGGGGCTCACTACACGTTCAACGTTTGCAAGAGCCTCTTCGCCGACAGCCTGACAACGTCGGTGCCCGAACACGACGCCATGAACCGAGGCATCGAGCTCAACGGTGGCAAATACATGTACGAGCTGATCGAGATGCAGCTCTCGTTGATGTACGACATCCTCTACACAAAGGCAGCAGTGATTCACACTTGGTATGGCTGGTGCATCCGTGTCGTTTCTCCCACAGCCACTCTCACAGCATTCCTGTTGTTTCAGCTGGACAACAATGACAACATCGACGCTTACAGAGTTGATGCCATCGTCACATATGTTCTTCTGTTGGGGGCCTTGGTCGTGGAGACCACATCGCTGTTCAGGGCTATAGGGTCTTCTTGGACATGCGCGTCCTTGCATGTTCGGAGATGGGATTTGCTCTATGGTGCGCTCGTGTGCATCCGCAGGCGTTTCAAGGCCGCGAACAGCAGACGGTGGCTCTACTCTATCGGACAGTACAGCCTGCTGGGTTTCTGCACCCGTGACACGACGGAGTGGAGGAGTAGAATCACCAAGAGAGTAGGATTGGGGGACTGGTGGAACAAACTCCATTATTCGAGCACCACCGAGGTTTCCCAGAGTGCAAGGGACTTGGTGCTGGGAGCCATACCAAGACGGGAGCTAGGGGACATGAGGAACGCGCGGGGCAGGTGGATACTTCAGAAGGTGGGATTGTACGACGAGATCAGCTGGAGCATCGACGACGCTGACTTCGACCAGAGCATCCTTATCTGGCACGTAGTCACCGATGTCTACCTCTGTTGCCGCGAGACAGCACCACCGGCAGCAGCAGAAGCAGGGAATGAACAGGCCCAGGACCAGAGTGCAGATGATCTCCTAGCCAAAACAGTCAGAGAGCTCTCCAACTACATGATGTTCCTCTACGTGGTGCGCCCCGAAATGCTGCCCGGCCCTGTTCGCGGCAGTCGGTACGACAACAACTGCCATGGTCTGGACACACTATGGCAGCAGCGCTCGCCTGAGCTGCAAGGTAGGGACGATTATGGTGCACGTACACCGAGGGAGCACCTTGCCAGATTGCTTCTTCGCGAGTACGGTGACGATagcgatgatcatggtagtggtaCTAGTAGTAGCAGCAGCCGCCATGCGGACGTGAGCTCCATTCAGATCGAAGATAATAACCCCCATGGTCTAGCTTACATCGATGGAGCTGGCCTTGCCGGGATGCTGCTCAGTGACGAGTGGGGCGTACCTGACGTGCTGCAGATGATTGCAGAGGTGTGGATCGAGATGCTGTGCTATGCAGCTCGCCACTGCAGCGAGGTTGCCCACTCCAAGCAGCTAAGCAACGGCGGCGAGCTGGTGACTGCTATCGGGCTATTGGTGGAATATACCGCGAGGTCTAACTTCCACCGTGACGGACTAGCAGCTGCTAACGGTACAGCACCAGCTGGGACGTCTATGGTGGATGGCGATGCCAGCACGAGGGCAGCAGAAATATCTACGACGGATGCCGATGCTGACAGGAGGGCAGCAGAGATATCTACGGCGGATGGCGATGCCAATGACGATGCGAGCACGAGGGCGGCAGATATATCTACGGCGGATGCTGATGCCAACACGAGGGCGCCAAAGCTGTCTGTGGATCCGGATGTTTGTTGA
- the LOC127344390 gene encoding pleckstrin homology domain-containing protein 1 — MAASLWRAVMGSGAPSAQADPTDGVDFWRAPERGGWLDKQGEYIKTWRRRWFVLKQGKLFWFKDSTVTRASVPRGVIPVATCLTVKGAEDVLNRKFAFELSTPRETMYFVADSDKEKEEWINSIGRSIVQHSRSVTDDEIVDYDSGQPTTGDRS, encoded by the coding sequence ATGGCGGCGAGCCTGTGGCGAGCGGTGATGGGCAGCGGCGCCCCGTCGGCGCAAGCGGACCCCACGGACGGCGTCGACTTCTGGCGCGCCCCCGAGCGCGGGGGCTGGCTGGACAAGCAGGGCGAGTACATCAAgacgtggcggcggcggtggttcgTGCTCAAGCAGGGGAAGCTCTTCTGGTTCAAGGACTCCACCGTCACGCGCGCGTCGGTGCCCCGCGGCGTCATCCCCGTCGCCACCTGCCTCACCGTCAAGGGCGCCGAGGACGTGCTCAACCGCAAGTTCGCCTTCGAGCTCTCCACCCCGCGCGAGACCATGTACTTCGTCGCAGACTCCGACAAGGAGAAGGAGGAGTGGATCAACTCCATCGGCCGCTCCATCGTCCAGCACTCCCGATCCGTCACCGACGACGAGATCGTCGACTACGACAGCGGCCAGCCCACAACCGGCGACAGATCATAG
- the LOC127344389 gene encoding uncharacterized protein, producing MGIPKKHIKSRDVDATREALFNCIQNMVDQSVIYYGGWNGIGASVVMRSMAEKLPFRRDTPKLCFDRIIFIDCLEWKSRRSMQRAIAEELKLDRSTMAILDKQDEEDDFHGIDEKSRAEIVSVSGKINDILRDSRFLMIFCNGSDAEIDLYGSGVPPFGKFAHNILIWTSGRRLLTIKNYKKHELVHKLRITHVFAYDTYIYLTPETFYALLCKEAAIIAAGIDPTMVADCCLYKLFLHATFCTTSKYDWASHAANCWICDGILHEDIEREISDMLHREISLECDASMIPGVIRMFKEHLKLSFLTVKDDQKYKEGPYRWISVTSKDTNLHGIKNIPAQTSSFILKFDISEPPLALTNSLFQHSSILGVLILCCCAFSFASPPFVKCHSLKFLGLDHCTDNNTSEIRDHTEWAYLYRLRVLDLCSTYWTEILSQEKIDLMANIRELNIEGFMCWQYTTCLQGRLPNLERLRIIKPTCEPNISTDSSNSFLGKTKLEILDLSCNSDMEILPSSLTEVSSLQVLVLDGCTKLQDIVPDVLPRLLRSFRLDGYVPPTRHKPAVDQPMEEISPYKESDEEGANNIYKISLKGCTQLDNLFLRGLLNLVELDLSGSAIKVLDFETMVVEVPSIKRLFLLGCEHLRAIRWGGVGTQADLELLCIDTRAGTVRPWPSLSQNKPFKLQVHAVVEDARLVWSLCPPISKESRASSIKDVYFDIHVTSSPVYKTSVQLKAVCEEKTVMYSDQVCSVPASKYIDVLSMVRDAHMQAFPEPPTTNLDRHIEIAQGSCGLESALDGDDGDDGDSQPHNLAYIMKLFAESLHVHNVSARHGIIIPVGKLEVLKQCRVESCPNLYTVFPSRSDGFYKLETFWALDLPMARQILGRGYRLENIIQKNLLFELWFGQALPRQISSFQNLRYLHLSSCPRLQFVFPVWFSSLPSLETLHIRHCGVLKHIFVLDGEYPLEIVTKGVAFPKLTAIHLHDLATLRQICEVNMVAPILESIKIRGCFGLRRLPVVEARGPGVKKLTVEIENDVWDALEWDGAEAGHHPSHFEPPVHSRHYKKKLPRTSVLR from the exons ATGGGTATTCCTAAAAAG CACATAAAATCCAGAGATGTTGATGCCACCAGAGAGGCACTATTTAATTGTATTCAGAACATGGTGGATCAAAGCGTAATCTATTATGGTGGATGGAACGGAATCGGGGCGTCCGTCGTCATGAGATCCATGGCAGAAAAGCTTCCTTTTAGGAGAGACACTCCGAAATTATGCTTTGACAGGATAATTTTTATAGATTGCTTAGAATGGAAAAGTAGAAGATCAATGCAGAGGGCAATCGCAGAGGAACTGAAACTTGATCGGTCAACAATGGCTATTCTAGATAAGCAGGATGAAGAGGATGATTTTCATGGAATTGATGAAAAGTCAAGGGCTGAGATAGTAAGTGTGTCAGGAAAAATTAATGATATTTTGAGGGATAGTAGAtttttgatgatattttgtaatGGGAGTGATGCCGAGATTGATTTATATGGTTCTGGTGTTCCTCCGTTTGGCAAGTTTGCCCACAACATTTTGATATGGACCTCGGGAAGGAGGTTGCTGACCATAAAAAATTATAAAAAGCACGAGCTGGTACACAAGTTGAGGATCACCCATGTTTTTGCTTATGACACTTATATTTATTTAACACCTGAAACTTTCTATGCACTCTTGTGTAAAGAGGCTGCCATCATAGCTGCGGGCATCGACCCGACAATGGTCGCAGATTGTTGTCTGTACAAATTATTCCTGCACGCCACCTTTTGCACCACCAGTAAATATGATTGGGCTAGTCATGCTGCCAATTGTTGGATATGTGACGGGATACTGCATGAGGACATAGAAAGGGAGATAAGCGATATGCTTCATAGAGAGATAAGTTTGGAGTGTGATGCTTCTATGATTCCTGGAGTGATTCGGATGTTCAAGGAACATTTGAAGCTTTCATTCTTGACAGTTAAAGATGATCAGAAATATAAAGAAGGACCATACCGTTGGATTTCAGTCACATCGAAGGATACAAATCTACATGGTATAAAAAATATTCCTGCACAGACATCATCATTTATCTTGAAGTTTGACATATCTGAACCACCGCTAGCCTTGACAAATAGTTTATTTCAACATTCTAGCATCCTTGGTGTGCTAATTCTTTGTTGTTGTGCCTTCAGTTTTGCATCACCTCCTTTTGTAAAATGCCATAGCCTCAAGTTCCTTGGATTAGACCACTGTACCGATAACAATACAAGTGAAATAAGGGATCACACTGAGTGGGCATATTTGTATAGGTTGAGGGTGCTAGACCTATGCTCCACGTATTGGACTGAAATCTTATCTCAAGAAAAGATTGATCTCATGGCCAACATCAGAGAGCTAAATATAGAGGGATTCATGTGTTGGCAATACACAACCTGCTTACAAGGGCGACTACCTAACCTAGAGAGGCTCCGGATAATCAAACCAACATGTGAACCCAATATTTCCACAGATTCGAGCAACTCCTTCCTCGGCAAGACAAAGCTAGAGATACTTGATTTGTCATGCAATAGTGATATGGAAATTCTACCAAGCAGCCTAACAGAAGTGAGTAGCCTTCAGGTGCTTGTCCTGGATGGTTGCACTAAGCTTCAAGATATTGTGCCTGATGTGCTCCCTCGCTTGCTAAGGTCATTTAGACTTGATGGTTATGTCCCACCAACTCGACATAAACCAGCTGTTGATCAACCTATGGAAGAAATCAGCCCATATAAGGAATCAGATGAGGAAGGTGCCAACAATATCTATAAGATCTCCCTAAAAGGTTGCACACAATTGGATAATCTGTTCTTGCGCGGGTTATTAAATCTTGTCGAGTTAGACCTGTCAGGAAGTGCAATTAAAGTTCTTGACTTTGAAACCATGGTGGTTGAAGTCCCAAGTATCAAACGACTATTTCTGCTAGGATGTGAGCACCTTCGTGCAATACGATGGGGTGGTGTTGGCACACAAGCTGACCTAGAGTTGTTGTGCATAGACACGCGAGCTGGAACTGTTCGTCCTTGGCCATCACTTAGTCAGAATAAACCCTTCAAGTTGCAGGTGCATGCTGTTGTTGAGGATGCAAGGCTTGTTTGGTCCTTATGCCCCCCAATATCAAAGGAAAGCCGGGCCAGTAGCATTAAGGATGTTTATTTTGATATCCATGTCACGTCATCACCTGTGTACAAGACATCTGTTCAACTCAAAGCAGTCTGTGAGGAGAAGACCGTCATGTACAGTGATCAAGTGTGCTCTGTTCCAGCAAGCAAATACATTGATGTCCTTAGCATGGTCAGAGATGCCCACATGCAGGCGTTTCCGGAGCCACCTACTACCAACCTGGACCGACATATCGAGATTGCTCAAGGAAGTTGTGGCTTGGAGAGCGCACTGGAtggagatgatggagatgatggagaTTCTCAACCACATAACTTAGCTTATATAATGAAATTGTTTGCGGAATCCCTACATGTGCACAATGTGTCGGCTAGACACGGTATTATTATACCTGTGGGAAAATTGGAAGTGCTCAAGCAATGCCGCGTGGAGAGCTGCCCCAATTTGTATACAGTGTTCCCGTCACGGTCGGATGGATTTTATAAACTGGAAACCTTCTGGGCACTGGATCTCCCGATGGCCCGCCAGATTTTGGGTAGAGGTTACCGCCTTGAAAATATTATCCAAAAAAACTTATTATTCGAATTATGGTTTGGACAAGCACTACCCAGGCAAATTAGTTCCTTCCAAAATCTGCGGTACCTACACCTAAGCTCCTGCCCCAGGCTTCAGTTCGTGTTCCCCGTGTGGTTCTCTTCCTTACCCAGCTTGGAGACCCTCCACATCCGCCACTGCGGTGTGCTCAAGCACATCTTTGTGCTGGACGGAGAGTACCCCCTGGAAATAGTCACCAAAGGTGTAGCGTTCCCAAAGCTAACCGCTATCCACCTGCACGATCTCGCCACACTGCGACAAATATGCGAGGTGAATATGGTGGCGCCCATACTCGAGAGCATCAAGATCAGAGGATGCTTTGGCCTGCGCCGGCTGCCGGTCGTGGAGGCCCGTGGTCCAGGAGTGAAGAAGCTGACCGTCGAGATCGAGAACGATGTGTGGGACGCGCTGGAGTGGGACGGCGCCGAGGCCGGCCACCACCCAAGCCACTTCGAGCCACCGGTTCACTCGCGCCACTACAAGAAGAAACTGCCCAGGACATCCGTCCTCAG GTGA
- the LOC127344388 gene encoding uncharacterized protein, with product MEAVACGGGGVLARPLPGHSHGARRSFLVVASLEEASPAPPRNAVAVAHEIAQAQAQAQVDEYVASTAILPPLPHDPVNTVQVKFVLHRQCAFGQRFLVVGDDPALGLWDPTKAAALEWSEGHVWTATMDLPANRAVEFKFLLQDPSGHVSWQHGHNRTLQVTETSNTFVVYEDWDDAKCQQVLQVTYPSIGAEDVHFAGSCNGAILPDDNETHENQQTDKVMTDVARTDGGSSPQREKKRANGANGPQDGHRLVHTINHTAADGFLTQFTLEKDHKVPDVLRRRANMAVHTLKDEGAPVENRAPAGMFENDMAWVSKALQRLLRSLGLQIGTTET from the exons ATGGAGGCCGTGGCTTGCGGAGGAGGCGGGGTGCTCGCGCGGCCGCTGCCCGGTCACAGCCACGGCGCTCGGCGGAGCTTCCTCGTCGTGGCGTCGCTCGAGGAAGCCTCCCCGGCGCCCCCGCGCAACGCCGTAGCCGTCGCGCACGAG ATCGCGCAGGCGCAGGCGCAGGCGCAGGTTGATGAGTACGTCGCTTCTACCGCGATCCTGCCGCCGCTCCCTCACG ACCCTGTGAACACGGTGCAGGTCAAGTTCGTGCTGCACAGGCAGTGCGCGTTCGGCCAGCGGTtcctcgtcgtcggcgacgaCCCGGCGCTCGGCCTTTGGGACCCGACCAAGGCAGCCGCTCTGGAGTGGTCGGAAGGCCACGTTTGGACGGCGACGATG GACTTGCCAGCGAACAGGGCGGTCGAGTTCAAGTTCTTGCTGCAAGATCCCTCGGGGCACGTCAGCTGGCAGCACGGCCACAACAGAACTCTGCAGGTAACAGAGACCTCGAACACATTCGTAGTCTACGAAGACTGGGATGACGCCAAGTGCCAGCAAGTATTACAAGTGACATACCCGTCGATTGGAGCGGAAGACGTCCACTTTGCAGGATCATGTAATGGCGCAATTCTGCCAGACGATAACGAAACCCATGAGAATCAACAGACCGACAAGGTGATGACGGATGTAGCACGCACGGATGGTGGTTCTTCTCctcaaagagaaaagaaaagggCAAATGGCGCCAACGGACCGCAG GACGGTCACCGGTTAGTGCATACGATTAATCATACGGCCGCCGATGGTTTTCTGACACAGTTTACCTTGGAGAAAGACCACAAGGTTCCTGACGTGCTTCGCAGAAGAGCAAACATGGCAGTACATACCCTGAAAGATGAAGGTGCGCCCGTCGAGAATAGGGCGCCAGCCGGTATGTTCGAAAATGACATGGCCTGGGTCAGCAAAGCCCTGCAGCGGTTGCTCCGGAGCCTCGGTCTCCAGATTGGCACCACAGAAACATGA